In a genomic window of Telopea speciosissima isolate NSW1024214 ecotype Mountain lineage chromosome 5, Tspe_v1, whole genome shotgun sequence:
- the LOC122662876 gene encoding auxin-responsive protein SAUR36-like, giving the protein MKPVGLMERMKRWLRLVVLGTKRIFISRSVGRLLADKGHFAVYAEDGKRFIVPLHYLEEPIFTELLKMAETKFGFSCNRPIMLPCNGDFMEFVLSQLRYGHKRNPTSETFGEITLL; this is encoded by the coding sequence ATGAAACCTGTAGGGCTGATGGAGAGGATGAAACGGTGGCTTAGGTTAGTTGTTTTGGGGACAAAGAGGATCTTCATCTCAAGATCAGTGGGTAGGTTGCTTGCAGATAAGGGTCATTTTGCTGTCTATGCTGAAGATGGCAAGCGTTTTATAGTTCCACTGCACTACCTGGAGGAACCCATCTTCACAGAGCTTCTTAAAATGGCGGAAACAAAGTTTGGGTTCTCATGTAATAGGCCTATCATGCTTCCATGCAATGGAGATTTCATGGAGTTTGTTCTTTCCCAGCTGAGGTATGGTCACAAGAGAAACCCCACTAGTGAAACATTTGGAGAAATCACCTTACTTTAG